Proteins encoded together in one Streptomyces sp. TLI_171 window:
- the thiO gene encoding glycine oxidase ThiO, whose translation MPAKGEEAAVAHSDVLVVGGGIIGLGVAWRTAQRGLTVAVVDPRPGGGAAQVAAGMLAPVTELQYGEEPLLRLGMASNERYAAFAAELTELTGLDTGYRATGTLAVALDSDDREELRELHAFHGRLGLASEWLTGRECRRLEPMLAPGVRGGLHVAEDHQVDGRRLAAALVAACERLGVVFHRAEAAELLTDGERAVGVRLSTGGTVTAERTVLAAGSRSHLLPGLPAGVLPAIRPVKGQVLRLRIPALYAPFLSRNVRAVVRGQHLYLVPRADGELVIGATTEELGHDTTVTAGGVYELLRDAHELVPGITELELVETNAGLRPGSPDNAPLLGPTVLPGLAAATGHYRNGVLLTPVTADLLADYLATGELPALAADFTPDRFGTEVPA comes from the coding sequence ATGCCGGCGAAGGGAGAAGAAGCCGCTGTGGCACATTCCGACGTGCTGGTGGTCGGCGGGGGCATCATCGGCCTCGGCGTCGCCTGGCGCACCGCGCAGCGCGGCCTGACGGTCGCGGTGGTCGACCCCCGGCCGGGCGGCGGTGCGGCGCAGGTCGCCGCGGGCATGCTCGCCCCGGTCACCGAACTGCAGTACGGCGAGGAGCCGTTGCTGCGTCTGGGCATGGCGTCGAACGAGCGGTACGCCGCGTTCGCCGCCGAGTTGACCGAGCTGACCGGCCTGGACACCGGCTACCGGGCAACCGGCACGCTGGCGGTGGCGCTGGACTCCGACGACCGCGAGGAGCTGCGTGAACTGCACGCCTTCCACGGCCGCCTGGGCCTGGCCTCGGAGTGGCTGACCGGCCGCGAGTGCCGGCGCCTGGAGCCGATGCTGGCCCCGGGCGTGCGCGGCGGCCTGCACGTCGCCGAGGACCACCAGGTGGACGGCCGCCGGCTGGCCGCCGCGCTGGTCGCGGCATGCGAGCGGCTCGGCGTGGTGTTCCACCGCGCCGAGGCCGCCGAGCTGCTGACCGACGGCGAACGGGCCGTCGGCGTGCGGCTGTCGACCGGCGGGACGGTGACGGCGGAGCGCACCGTGCTGGCCGCGGGCTCGCGCAGCCATCTGCTGCCCGGCCTGCCGGCCGGGGTGCTGCCGGCGATCCGCCCGGTGAAGGGCCAGGTGCTGCGGCTGCGCATCCCCGCGCTGTACGCGCCGTTCCTGTCCCGCAACGTGCGTGCCGTGGTGCGCGGCCAGCACCTGTACCTGGTACCGCGCGCCGACGGCGAGTTGGTGATCGGCGCGACCACCGAGGAGCTGGGCCACGACACCACGGTGACCGCCGGCGGGGTCTACGAGCTGCTCCGGGATGCCCACGAACTGGTGCCCGGAATCACCGAGTTGGAGCTGGTGGAGACCAACGCGGGCCTGCGGCCCGGCTCCCCGGACAACGCGCCGCTGCTCGGCCCGACCGTGCTGCCCGGCCTGGCTGCCGCCACCGGGCACTACCGCAACGGCGTGCTGCTCACCCCGGTCACCGCCGACCTGCTCGCCGACTACCTGGCCACCGGCGAGCTGCCCGCGCTGGCCGCCGACTTCACCCCCGACCGCTTCGGCACCGAGGTCCCCGCATGA
- the thiS gene encoding sulfur carrier protein ThiS has product MNTIALTVNGEPRTLPAAVTLDTVVAEVSAAPTGIAAAVNEAVVPRSSWPATALSAGDRVEILTAVQGG; this is encoded by the coding sequence ATGAACACCATCGCCCTGACCGTCAACGGCGAACCCCGCACGCTGCCCGCCGCCGTCACCCTCGACACCGTGGTGGCCGAGGTGTCGGCCGCCCCCACCGGCATCGCCGCCGCCGTCAACGAGGCCGTGGTGCCCCGCAGTTCGTGGCCCGCCACGGCGCTGAGCGCGGGCGACCGGGTCGAGATCCTCACCGCCGTCCAGGGAGGCTGA
- a CDS encoding thiazole synthase, with the protein MADDALVIGGTAFTSRLIMGTGGAPSLDVLEQALRLSGTELTTVAMRRVNTATQGSVLEVLARNDIRVLPNTAGCYTAGEAVLTARLAREALGTDWVKLEVIADERTLLPDPIELLDAAETLVDDGFTVLPYTNDDPVLARKLEDVGCAAIMPLGSPIGSGLGIRNPHNFQLIVESANVPVILDAGAGTASDAALAMELGCSAVMLASAVTRAQDPALMAEAMRKAVEAGRLAHRAGRIPRRYYADASSPTAGLADTRERPAF; encoded by the coding sequence ATGGCTGACGACGCACTCGTCATCGGCGGCACCGCCTTCACCTCCCGACTGATCATGGGCACCGGCGGCGCCCCCAGCCTGGACGTGCTGGAGCAGGCGCTGCGACTGTCCGGCACCGAACTGACCACGGTGGCGATGCGCCGGGTGAACACCGCCACCCAGGGCTCGGTGCTGGAGGTGCTGGCCCGCAACGACATCCGGGTGCTCCCCAACACGGCCGGCTGCTACACCGCGGGCGAGGCGGTGCTGACCGCGCGACTGGCCCGCGAGGCGCTCGGCACCGACTGGGTCAAGCTCGAAGTCATCGCCGACGAGCGGACCTTGCTGCCCGACCCGATCGAACTGCTGGACGCCGCCGAGACCCTGGTCGACGACGGCTTCACCGTCCTCCCCTACACCAACGACGATCCGGTGCTGGCCCGGAAGTTGGAGGACGTCGGGTGCGCGGCGATCATGCCGCTCGGCTCCCCGATCGGCTCGGGCCTGGGCATCCGCAACCCGCACAACTTCCAGCTGATCGTGGAGTCCGCGAACGTCCCGGTGATCCTGGACGCGGGCGCCGGCACCGCGAGCGACGCCGCGCTGGCGATGGAACTCGGCTGCTCCGCCGTGATGCTGGCCTCAGCGGTGACCCGCGCCCAGGACCCGGCGCTGATGGCGGAGGCGATGCGCAAGGCGGTCGAGGCCGGCCGGCTCGCCCACCGCGCGGGCCGGATCCCGCGCCGCTACTACGCCGACGCCTCCTCCCCCACCGCCGGCCTCGCCGACACCCGGGAGCGCCCGGCCTTCTGA
- the pknB gene encoding Stk1 family PASTA domain-containing Ser/Thr kinase, with amino-acid sequence MTLDDPLLGVLLDGRYRVEQRIAVGGMSTVYRGTDTRLDRTVALKVMHASLAGDAAFTARFIREAKAVARLAHPNVVNVLDQGADPRAVFMAMEYVPGRNLRDVLRDRGALSVRAALDVLEPVLAALGAAHRADLVHRDVKPENVLITDTGMVKVADFGLVALLAGQEDGSPSTEPDQLLGTVSYLAPEQISREVQPDQRVDVYAAGILLYEMLTGAKPHTGADAGEVMYRHLHEDVPPPSRTAPAVGPELDAIVAAATARDPQARPWDAVELLAAVQRARRALPPASLDAEPPASTRPTPQFSPAEATAVISPMGGLERTSVLDVPPELLPPSRPPVEPARPGRRAARARAPRSRKPLIWSAVLVTLALLVGGVTYALSSAVYATVPSVLGQSREQASTTLDKQGLHGAFSEQFSESVQAGQVISTDPGVGARVRKSDDVRVVLSRGPERLPVPDVTNRPLADAAKALADARLAAGASTEQFSDTVPKGQVISTEPAAGSKVSPNAPVSLTVSKGMHPVPDVNGMGKDEAVKALQGAGFSPQIAGLLPLGKVTGQSPAAGTPRPQGSAVTITISLF; translated from the coding sequence ATGACCCTCGACGATCCCCTCCTCGGCGTGCTGCTCGACGGCCGCTACCGGGTCGAGCAGCGGATCGCGGTCGGCGGCATGTCGACCGTCTACCGGGGCACGGACACCCGGCTGGACCGGACGGTGGCGCTGAAGGTGATGCACGCCTCGCTGGCCGGCGACGCAGCCTTCACCGCCCGGTTCATCCGGGAGGCGAAGGCGGTGGCCCGGCTCGCCCACCCGAACGTGGTGAACGTGCTGGACCAGGGAGCCGACCCGCGGGCCGTGTTCATGGCGATGGAGTACGTCCCCGGCCGGAACCTGCGTGACGTGCTGCGCGACCGGGGCGCGCTGTCCGTGCGGGCCGCCCTCGACGTGCTGGAGCCGGTGCTGGCCGCGCTGGGCGCGGCGCACCGCGCCGACCTGGTGCACCGGGACGTCAAGCCGGAGAACGTGCTGATCACCGACACCGGGATGGTGAAGGTCGCCGACTTCGGCCTGGTCGCCCTGCTGGCCGGCCAGGAGGACGGCAGTCCCAGCACCGAGCCGGACCAGCTGCTGGGCACCGTCTCCTACCTGGCGCCGGAGCAGATCAGCCGCGAGGTGCAGCCCGACCAGCGGGTGGACGTCTACGCCGCCGGGATCCTGCTGTACGAGATGCTGACCGGCGCGAAGCCGCACACCGGGGCGGACGCCGGCGAGGTGATGTACCGGCACCTGCACGAGGACGTCCCGCCGCCCTCGCGCACCGCGCCCGCGGTGGGTCCGGAGCTGGACGCGATAGTGGCCGCGGCGACCGCCCGGGACCCGCAGGCCCGGCCGTGGGACGCGGTGGAGCTGCTGGCCGCCGTGCAGCGGGCCCGCCGGGCGCTGCCGCCCGCCAGCCTGGACGCGGAGCCGCCCGCCTCGACCCGCCCCACCCCGCAGTTCAGCCCGGCCGAGGCCACCGCGGTGATCAGCCCGATGGGCGGCCTGGAGCGCACCAGCGTGCTGGACGTCCCGCCGGAGCTGCTGCCGCCGTCCCGCCCGCCGGTCGAGCCCGCCCGCCCGGGCCGCCGCGCCGCCCGGGCGCGGGCTCCGCGCAGCCGCAAGCCGCTGATCTGGTCGGCGGTGCTGGTGACGCTGGCGCTGCTGGTCGGCGGGGTGACGTACGCGCTGTCCAGCGCGGTCTACGCGACGGTGCCGAGCGTGCTGGGGCAGAGCCGCGAGCAGGCCTCGACCACGCTGGACAAGCAGGGGCTGCACGGCGCGTTCAGCGAGCAGTTCAGCGAGTCGGTGCAGGCCGGCCAGGTGATCTCGACCGATCCGGGCGTCGGCGCCCGGGTCCGCAAGAGCGACGACGTGCGGGTGGTGCTCTCCCGCGGCCCGGAGCGGCTGCCGGTGCCGGACGTGACGAACCGTCCGCTGGCGGACGCCGCCAAGGCGCTGGCCGACGCCCGGCTGGCGGCGGGCGCCAGCACCGAGCAGTTCAGCGACACGGTGCCGAAGGGTCAGGTGATCTCCACCGAGCCGGCCGCGGGCAGCAAGGTGTCGCCGAACGCCCCGGTGTCGCTGACCGTCTCCAAGGGCATGCACCCGGTGCCGGACGTCAACGGGATGGGCAAGGACGAGGCGGTGAAGGCCCTGCAGGGGGCCGGGTTCTCGCCGCAGATCGCCGGGCTGCTCCCGCTCGGCAAGGTGACCGGCCAGTCCCCGGCCGCCGGCACGCCCCGCCCGCAGGGCTCGGCCGTGACGATCACCATCAGCCTGTTCTGA
- a CDS encoding sulfite oxidase-like oxidoreductase encodes MGQHQSEPQPPSDPRLPPGQRPQRGWPVLHYGPVPRFKPQSWDFQVFGATADAEKTSWDFAAFHALPKVTVRGDFHCVTKFSMLGNEWGGVAGKTVLDLVPPDPTVTHVMVWAEYGYSANLRLADFADPATVFATHHNGQPLTLEHGFPVRLVVPHLYAWKGPKWVRAVEYMRADRRGFWEERGYHNLADPWKEQRYSYQEQEGDGPLR; translated from the coding sequence ATGGGTCAGCACCAATCGGAACCGCAGCCGCCGTCTGACCCGAGGCTCCCCCCGGGCCAGCGCCCGCAGCGCGGCTGGCCCGTCCTGCACTACGGCCCGGTGCCCCGGTTCAAGCCGCAGAGCTGGGACTTCCAGGTGTTCGGGGCCACCGCCGACGCGGAGAAGACCAGCTGGGACTTCGCCGCCTTCCACGCCCTGCCCAAGGTGACCGTGCGCGGCGACTTCCACTGCGTCACCAAGTTCTCCATGCTCGGCAACGAGTGGGGCGGGGTGGCCGGCAAGACCGTCCTCGACCTGGTCCCGCCCGACCCGACCGTCACCCACGTGATGGTCTGGGCCGAGTACGGCTACAGCGCCAACCTGCGCCTCGCCGACTTCGCCGACCCGGCCACCGTGTTCGCCACCCACCACAACGGCCAGCCGCTCACCCTCGAACACGGCTTCCCGGTCCGCCTGGTGGTGCCCCACCTGTACGCCTGGAAGGGCCCCAAGTGGGTGCGCGCCGTGGAGTACATGCGCGCCGACCGCCGCGGCTTCTGGGAGGAGCGCGGCTACCACAACCTCGCCGACCCGTGGAAGGAACAGCGCTACTCCTACCAGGAGCAGGAGGGCGACGGTCCGCTGCGCTGA
- the bfr gene encoding bacterioferritin — protein sequence MQGDPEVIEFLNEQLTAELTAINQYFLHAKMQENFGWTKLAKYTRHESFDEMKHAEVLTDRILFLDGLPNYQRLFHVRIGQTVKEMFEADRQIEVEAIDRLKRGIVVMRAKNDVTSANIFEAILEDEEHHIDYLDTQLELLDKLGEALYIAQLIEQPESS from the coding sequence ATGCAGGGCGATCCCGAGGTCATCGAGTTCCTCAACGAGCAGCTGACCGCCGAGCTCACCGCGATCAACCAGTACTTCCTGCACGCGAAGATGCAGGAGAACTTCGGCTGGACGAAGCTCGCCAAGTACACCCGGCACGAGTCGTTCGACGAGATGAAGCACGCCGAGGTGCTGACCGACCGGATCCTCTTCCTGGACGGCCTGCCGAACTACCAGCGGCTGTTCCACGTCCGGATCGGGCAGACCGTCAAGGAGATGTTCGAGGCCGACCGGCAGATCGAGGTCGAGGCGATCGACCGCCTGAAGCGCGGGATCGTGGTGATGCGGGCCAAGAACGACGTCACCTCGGCGAACATCTTCGAGGCCATCCTCGAGGACGAGGAGCACCACATCGACTACCTGGACACCCAGCTGGAACTGCTGGACAAGCTCGGCGAGGCGCTGTACATCGCGCAGCTGATCGAGCAGCCCGAGAGCAGCTGA
- a CDS encoding bacterioferritin-associated ferredoxin, with protein MYVCMCHAVTEARVKQEMEGGATTPRQIAKGCKAGTDCGSCVRRIQALLGEHGARPCPTARLAERLGLAEPESQPVAPSRAA; from the coding sequence ATGTACGTGTGCATGTGCCACGCGGTCACCGAGGCCCGGGTCAAGCAGGAGATGGAAGGGGGCGCCACCACCCCTCGTCAGATAGCCAAGGGCTGCAAGGCCGGCACCGACTGCGGCTCGTGCGTGCGGCGCATCCAGGCGCTGCTCGGCGAGCACGGCGCCCGCCCCTGCCCGACGGCCCGGCTGGCCGAGCGGCTTGGCCTGGCCGAGCCGGAGTCCCAGCCCGTCGCCCCGTCGCGCGCCGCCTGA
- a CDS encoding class II 3-deoxy-7-phosphoheptulonate synthase, with product MTVTNHSWQSLPAAQQPEWPDQEALRKTLAELASYPPLVFAGECDQLRARLGAVARGEAFLLQGGDCAEAFDAVSADQIRNKLKTLLQMAAVLTYAASVPVVKVGRIAGQYSKPRSKNTETRDGVTLPVYRGDSVNGFEFTPESRIPDPERLKRMYNASAATLNLVRAFTTGGYADLRQVHAWNQDFVRNSPAGQRYEQVAREIDQALAFMNACGVAPEEFKTVEFFSSHEALILDYETALTRTDSRTGELYDVSGHMVWIGERTRQLDHAHIEFASKIRNPIGVKLGPTTTVDDALTLIDRLDPEREPGRLTFITRMGAGKIRDHLPTLVEKVTASGAQVVWITDPMHGNTFEASSGHKTRNFDDVLDEVKGFFEVHRALGTHPGGIHVELTGDDVTECVGGGDEVLVDDLHQRYETACDPRLNRSQSLDLAFLVAEMYRGQ from the coding sequence GTGACCGTGACTAACCACTCCTGGCAGTCCCTGCCCGCGGCGCAGCAGCCTGAATGGCCGGACCAAGAGGCTCTGCGCAAGACCCTTGCGGAGCTCGCCTCCTATCCGCCGCTCGTCTTCGCCGGCGAGTGCGACCAGCTGCGCGCCCGGCTCGGCGCCGTCGCGCGTGGTGAGGCCTTCCTGCTGCAGGGCGGTGACTGTGCCGAGGCGTTCGACGCCGTGTCGGCCGACCAGATCCGCAACAAGCTGAAGACCCTGCTCCAGATGGCCGCGGTGCTCACCTACGCAGCGTCCGTGCCGGTGGTGAAGGTGGGCCGGATCGCCGGCCAGTACTCCAAGCCGCGCTCGAAGAACACCGAGACCCGGGACGGCGTGACCCTGCCGGTCTACCGCGGCGACTCGGTGAACGGCTTCGAGTTCACCCCCGAGTCCCGGATCCCGGACCCGGAGCGGCTGAAGCGGATGTACAACGCCTCCGCGGCGACGCTCAACCTGGTGCGCGCGTTCACCACCGGCGGTTACGCCGACCTGCGCCAGGTGCACGCCTGGAACCAGGACTTCGTGCGCAACTCCCCGGCGGGGCAGCGCTACGAGCAGGTGGCCCGGGAGATCGACCAGGCGCTGGCCTTCATGAACGCCTGCGGGGTGGCCCCGGAGGAGTTCAAGACGGTCGAGTTCTTCTCCTCGCACGAGGCGCTGATCCTCGACTACGAGACGGCGCTGACCCGCACCGACTCGCGCACCGGCGAGCTGTACGACGTCTCCGGCCACATGGTGTGGATCGGCGAGCGCACCCGGCAGCTCGACCACGCGCACATCGAGTTCGCGTCCAAGATCCGCAACCCGATCGGCGTCAAGCTCGGCCCGACCACCACGGTGGACGACGCGCTGACCCTGATCGACCGCCTGGACCCGGAGCGCGAGCCCGGCCGGCTCACCTTCATCACCCGGATGGGCGCGGGCAAGATCCGCGACCACCTGCCCACCCTGGTGGAGAAGGTCACCGCCTCCGGCGCCCAGGTGGTGTGGATCACCGACCCGATGCACGGCAACACCTTCGAGGCCTCCAGCGGCCACAAGACCCGCAACTTCGACGACGTGCTCGACGAGGTCAAGGGCTTCTTCGAGGTGCACCGCGCGCTCGGCACCCATCCGGGCGGCATCCACGTCGAGCTGACCGGTGACGACGTCACCGAGTGCGTCGGCGGCGGCGACGAGGTGCTGGTCGACGACCTGCACCAGCGCTACGAGACGGCCTGCGACCCGCGGCTCAACCGCAGCCAGTCGCTGGACCTGGCGTTCCTGGTCGCCGAGATGTACCGCGGCCAGTAG
- a CDS encoding anthranilate synthase family protein — MTTTAAALLARLTAPGAPAFALLHRRAPRLAPDTVELLLGTVTDHDTLAELPVRQGVPADGPRHDLLALVPYAQIRERGFAARQDGAPLRALAVEEQHALPLAQVLAALPDAPVELHGGEFDISDEEYAGIVRRVIEDEIGRGEGANFVIRRDFHAELAGYSTATALTLFRRLLEAERGAYWTFLVHTGDRVLVGASPEVHVRQSGGTVVMNPISGTYRYPASGPTIDSLLAFLHDPKELEELTMGVDEELKMMCAVGDLGGQVLGPRLKEMSHLAHTEYELRGRTSLDVREVLRETMFAATVTGSPVQNATRVIDRYERGGRGYYSGALALIGRSASGGQQLDSPICIRAADVDPADGSLVVRVGATLVRHSDPDSEVAETHAKAAGVLAAIGARPARSARDAAARPRLADDHRVQAALDSRRAGLAPFWLRMQQPAAPRPGADTLVVDGEDTFTAMLAHLLHSLGHTVTVLRYDTPGLRERVAAHRGPLVLGPGPGDPADPADAKMAVLRPIVADALAAVRSGERTAPLLAVCLSHQLLSAQLGLPLARKAVPYQGAQEAIELFGTRRTVGFYNTFTARCDQDTADRLAAEGIELSRDARTGDVHALRGPGFAGLQFHPESVLTREGVEIVAELLRSTAAVRG; from the coding sequence GTGACCACCACCGCCGCCGCCCTGCTCGCCCGCCTCACCGCCCCCGGCGCCCCGGCCTTCGCCCTGCTGCACCGCCGCGCGCCCCGGCTCGCCCCCGACACCGTCGAGCTGCTGCTCGGCACGGTCACCGACCACGACACGCTGGCCGAGCTGCCGGTCCGTCAGGGCGTCCCGGCCGACGGCCCGCGGCACGACCTGCTGGCCCTGGTCCCGTACGCGCAGATCCGCGAGCGCGGCTTCGCCGCCCGCCAGGACGGCGCCCCGCTGCGGGCGCTGGCCGTCGAGGAGCAGCACGCGCTGCCGCTGGCCCAGGTGCTGGCCGCACTGCCGGACGCGCCGGTCGAGCTGCACGGCGGCGAGTTCGACATCAGCGACGAGGAGTACGCGGGCATCGTCCGGCGGGTGATCGAGGACGAGATCGGGCGCGGCGAGGGCGCCAACTTCGTGATCCGGCGCGACTTCCACGCCGAACTGGCCGGGTACTCCACGGCCACCGCGCTGACCCTGTTCCGCCGCCTGCTGGAGGCGGAGCGCGGCGCGTACTGGACCTTCCTGGTGCACACCGGGGACCGGGTGCTGGTGGGCGCGTCCCCGGAGGTCCACGTCCGGCAGTCCGGCGGGACCGTGGTGATGAACCCGATCTCCGGCACCTACCGCTATCCGGCGTCCGGGCCCACCATCGACTCGCTCCTCGCGTTCCTGCACGACCCCAAGGAGCTGGAGGAGCTCACCATGGGGGTCGACGAGGAACTGAAGATGATGTGCGCGGTCGGCGACCTCGGCGGCCAGGTGCTCGGCCCCCGGCTGAAGGAGATGTCGCACCTCGCGCACACCGAGTACGAGCTGCGCGGCCGCACCTCGCTGGACGTCCGCGAGGTGCTGCGGGAGACCATGTTCGCCGCCACCGTCACCGGCAGCCCCGTGCAGAACGCCACCCGGGTCATCGACCGCTACGAGCGCGGCGGCCGCGGCTACTACTCCGGCGCGCTCGCCCTGATCGGCCGCTCCGCCAGCGGCGGCCAGCAGTTGGACTCGCCGATCTGCATCCGGGCCGCCGACGTCGACCCCGCCGACGGCTCGCTGGTGGTCCGGGTCGGCGCCACCCTGGTCCGGCACTCCGACCCGGACTCCGAGGTCGCCGAGACCCACGCCAAGGCCGCCGGCGTGCTCGCCGCGATCGGCGCCCGCCCGGCCCGCTCCGCCCGGGACGCCGCCGCCCGGCCCCGGCTGGCCGACGACCACCGGGTGCAGGCCGCACTGGACTCCCGCCGGGCCGGCCTGGCCCCGTTCTGGCTGCGGATGCAGCAGCCCGCCGCGCCGCGCCCCGGGGCCGACACCCTGGTCGTGGACGGCGAGGACACCTTCACCGCGATGCTCGCCCACCTGCTGCACTCGCTCGGACACACCGTCACCGTGCTCCGCTACGACACCCCCGGCCTGCGCGAGCGGGTCGCGGCGCACCGCGGCCCGCTGGTGCTCGGCCCCGGGCCCGGCGACCCCGCCGACCCGGCCGACGCCAAGATGGCGGTGCTGCGCCCGATCGTCGCCGACGCGCTCGCCGCCGTCCGCTCCGGCGAGCGCACCGCCCCGCTGCTCGCGGTCTGCCTCAGCCACCAGCTGCTGTCCGCGCAGCTCGGCCTGCCGCTGGCCCGCAAGGCCGTCCCGTACCAGGGCGCGCAGGAGGCGATCGAGCTGTTCGGCACCCGACGGACCGTCGGGTTCTACAACACCTTCACCGCCCGCTGCGACCAGGACACCGCCGACCGGCTGGCCGCCGAGGGCATCGAGCTCTCCCGGGACGCCCGCACCGGGGACGTGCACGCGCTGCGCGGGCCCGGCTTCGCCGGCCTGCAGTTCCACCCGGAGTCGGTGCTCACCCGCGAGGGGGTGGAGATCGTCGCCGAGCTGCTGCGCAGCACCGCGGCGGTGCGCGGCTGA
- a CDS encoding response regulator transcription factor has product MVVDDHPMWREGVARDLAEAGFAVVATAGDGEEAVRRARASGPQVVLLDLNLPALPGAEVCRRVVAADPAVRVLVLSASGEHADVLEAVKSGATGYLLKSAGREELLDAVRRTAVGDPVFTPGLAGLVLGEFRRLATEPGTAARPAAPQLTPRETEVLRLVAKGLSYRQIADRLVLSHRTVQNHVQNTLGKLQLHNRVELVRYAIEQGLDEELG; this is encoded by the coding sequence ATGGTGGTCGACGACCACCCGATGTGGCGCGAAGGGGTGGCGCGGGACCTGGCCGAGGCCGGGTTCGCGGTGGTCGCCACCGCCGGGGACGGCGAGGAGGCGGTCCGGCGGGCCCGGGCCAGCGGCCCGCAGGTGGTCCTGCTGGACCTCAACCTGCCCGCGCTGCCCGGCGCGGAGGTGTGCCGCCGGGTGGTGGCCGCCGACCCGGCGGTACGGGTGCTGGTGCTGTCCGCCAGCGGCGAGCACGCCGACGTGCTGGAGGCGGTGAAGTCCGGCGCGACCGGCTACCTGCTGAAGTCCGCCGGCCGCGAGGAGCTGCTCGACGCGGTGCGCCGCACCGCCGTCGGCGACCCGGTCTTCACCCCGGGCCTGGCGGGCCTGGTGCTCGGCGAGTTCCGCCGGCTGGCCACCGAGCCCGGCACCGCGGCCCGGCCCGCCGCCCCGCAGCTGACGCCCCGGGAGACCGAGGTGCTGCGGCTGGTCGCCAAGGGCCTGTCGTACCGGCAGATCGCCGACCGGCTGGTGCTCTCGCACCGCACCGTGCAGAACCACGTCCAGAACACCCTCGGCAAGCTCCAGCTCCACAACCGGGTGGAGCTGGTGCGCTACGCCATCGAGCAGGGCCTGGACGAGGAACTGGGCTGA
- the macS gene encoding MacS family sensor histidine kinase has product MSVELPLWRAMGYFRVLALGYALLRYLASYNDFLHPVSGWIYLGALTLWTLASTRAFAGPERCTWPVLGTDLVFAVFGIVMSGWIDTAERIHAGAPTLPTIWAAGTVLGYAGKGGWRPAAFAAAVIGAANILGHGGISPDNLHNIVLLLVAGCAIGYVIELARASEAVLTRALQVEAATRERERLSRDIHDGVLQVLALVHRQQGDAAELGRLAGEQERALRALMTGAQLPEQADPGGEADLRPLIARHADERITVAAPATPVLLPGPVAAELAAAVGAALDNVRRHAGESARAWILVEDEPAAVTVSVRDDGPGFPAGRLAEAQRAGRLGVAQSIRGRMLDLGGSAELYSVPGEGVEVELRWPRRGSDG; this is encoded by the coding sequence ATGTCGGTCGAGCTGCCGCTGTGGCGCGCCATGGGGTACTTCCGGGTGCTGGCGCTCGGCTATGCGCTGCTGCGCTACCTCGCGTCCTACAACGACTTCCTGCACCCCGTGTCGGGCTGGATCTACCTCGGCGCGCTGACGCTGTGGACGCTGGCCTCCACCCGGGCGTTCGCCGGACCCGAGCGGTGCACCTGGCCGGTGCTCGGCACCGACCTGGTTTTCGCGGTGTTCGGCATCGTGATGAGCGGCTGGATCGACACCGCCGAGCGGATCCACGCCGGCGCGCCGACCCTGCCGACGATCTGGGCGGCCGGCACCGTGCTGGGCTACGCCGGCAAGGGCGGCTGGCGGCCCGCCGCGTTCGCCGCGGCGGTGATCGGGGCCGCCAACATCCTCGGCCACGGCGGGATCAGCCCCGACAACCTGCACAACATCGTGCTGCTGCTGGTGGCCGGCTGCGCCATCGGCTACGTGATCGAACTGGCCCGGGCCAGCGAGGCGGTGCTCACCCGGGCGCTCCAGGTGGAGGCCGCCACCCGGGAGCGCGAACGGCTGTCCCGGGACATCCACGACGGCGTGCTGCAGGTGCTCGCCCTGGTGCACCGCCAGCAGGGCGACGCCGCCGAGCTGGGCCGGCTGGCGGGCGAGCAGGAGCGGGCGCTGCGGGCCCTGATGACGGGCGCTCAGCTGCCGGAGCAGGCCGACCCGGGCGGCGAGGCGGACCTCAGGCCGCTGATCGCCCGGCACGCCGACGAGCGGATCACCGTCGCCGCGCCCGCCACGCCGGTGCTGCTGCCCGGCCCGGTGGCGGCCGAGCTGGCCGCCGCGGTCGGCGCCGCGCTGGACAACGTGCGCCGGCACGCGGGGGAGTCCGCCCGGGCCTGGATCCTGGTCGAGGACGAGCCGGCGGCGGTCACCGTGTCGGTCCGGGACGACGGACCGGGCTTCCCGGCCGGTCGGCTGGCCGAGGCGCAGCGCGCCGGGCGGCTCGGGGTGGCCCAGTCGATCCGCGGGCGGATGCTCGACCTCGGCGGCAGCGCCGAGCTGTACTCGGTGCCCGGCGAGGGCGTCGAGGTGGAACTGCGGTGGCCGAGGAGGGGCAGTGACGGCTGA